Proteins co-encoded in one Flavobacterium fluviale genomic window:
- a CDS encoding uracil-DNA glycosylase: MDVKMHSSWKPVLNEEFEKPYFKELIEFVKSEYTTKVCYPKGSQIFSAFDHCHFDEVKVVIIGQDPYHGPNQANGLCFSVNDGIPFPPSLQNIFKEIQTDFNIPLPNTGNLERWADQGVFLLNATLTVRQSEAGSHQGKGWEKFTDAVIKQISAERENVVFLLWGGYAQKKAALIDASKHHILKSGHPSPLSANRGFWFGNKHFSQTNDFLKSKGLKEIEW, from the coding sequence ATGGACGTAAAAATGCATTCTTCTTGGAAACCAGTTTTGAATGAAGAATTCGAAAAACCATATTTCAAAGAATTAATTGAATTCGTAAAATCAGAATATACTACTAAAGTTTGTTATCCAAAAGGCAGTCAGATTTTTTCAGCTTTTGACCATTGTCATTTTGATGAAGTGAAAGTTGTTATAATTGGACAGGATCCTTATCACGGTCCAAACCAAGCAAATGGTTTATGTTTTTCTGTAAATGATGGGATTCCGTTTCCACCATCACTTCAAAATATATTCAAAGAAATTCAAACTGATTTCAATATACCTTTACCTAATACTGGAAATTTGGAGCGCTGGGCAGATCAAGGTGTTTTTCTTTTAAATGCCACATTAACAGTGAGACAATCTGAAGCAGGAAGTCATCAAGGAAAAGGATGGGAAAAATTTACAGATGCTGTAATCAAACAAATTTCTGCAGAAAGAGAAAATGTAGTATTCTTGCTTTGGGGCGGTTATGCTCAGAAGAAAGCTGCATTGATTGACGCTTCCAAACATCATATTTTAAAATCCGGACATCCTTCGCCTTTAAGTGCAAACAGAGGATTTTGGTTTGGAAATAAACATTTTAGCCAGACAAATGATTTTTTGAAATCGAAAGGATTGAAAGAAATCGAGTGGTAG
- a CDS encoding DUF4258 domain-containing protein, translated as MKFVHRFAYYLIGLIMGCFFVALVFSGKDTRCNYFPNARVLNNLRTKPFQYSDKAIQTLNEKWVDTADIKNTLTYGDVDFDKSNVPFNKGKLYIIEGKTVKNQEIILKVTNYENKAVLEEIIKK; from the coding sequence ATGAAGTTCGTACACCGTTTTGCATATTATCTAATAGGCCTAATTATGGGATGTTTTTTTGTAGCTCTTGTTTTTAGTGGAAAAGATACTCGCTGCAACTACTTTCCAAATGCCCGAGTTCTTAATAATCTTCGAACAAAACCTTTTCAATATTCAGATAAAGCAATTCAGACTTTAAATGAAAAATGGGTTGACACTGCAGACATTAAAAATACATTGACTTACGGAGATGTTGATTTCGACAAAAGTAATGTTCCGTTCAATAAAGGTAAACTTTATATCATTGAAGGAAAAACAGTTAAAAACCAAGAAATTATTCTAAAAGTTACAAACTACGAAAACAAAGCTGTTTTAGAAGAAATCATCAAAAAATAA